One region of Apium graveolens cultivar Ventura unplaced genomic scaffold, ASM990537v1 ctg3238, whole genome shotgun sequence genomic DNA includes:
- the LOC141701026 gene encoding putative protein arginine N-methyltransferase 6, translated as MEGASNDSGDDNDHQRQVFDDETEPKFDVRDMSIHEAVLKDKVHNETYRAAIKQHQDDYIKDKVVVDVRCGTGILSIFCAHAGARRVYAVEATEIAVQAQKVMQANNLSETVTVLRGFVEDVEINEKADVIVSDWMDQLLIYDYENMLGSILTARDRLLKPGGLIIPSRATLYIAPVTLPDRYSEKIDFWHNVYGIDMSAMVPWAIQDAYEDPCVETITSENLLALPQVVKHVDCYTVCIQELKMFTSSFNFQSLARAPFHGFAFWFDVEFSVPVTSPADSNTPPTQSTSNHPTISGQKRKRDDMNEAIVLSTAPDKPRTHWEQV; from the exons ATGGAAGGAGCAAGTAATGACAGTGGCGATGACAATGATCATCAACGCCAAGTTTTCGATGATGAGACTGAGCCAAAATTCGATGTTCGTGATATGTCGATTCACGAGGCCGTCCTTAAG GACAAAGTGCACAATGAAACTTATAGGGCCGCCATTAAGCAGCATCAGGATGATTATATTAAAGACAAA GTTGTGGTTGATGTTCGTTGTGGAACAGGGATTCTTTCTATATTTTGTGCCCATGCCGGTGCTAGACGA GTATATGCAGTGGAAGCCACTGAAATCGCAGTGCAG GCACAGAAAGTCATGCAGGCCAATAATCTATCTGAAACGGTCACTGTTTTACGTGGATTTGTGGAG GATGTTGAAATTAATGAAAAGGCTGATGTTATAGTTTCAGATTGGATGGATCAGTTACTCATCTATGATTATGAG AACATGTTGGGGAGCATCCTTACAGCCAGGGATCGCCTGCTAAAACCTGGTGGTCTTATTATTCCTTCAAGGGCAACG CTGTACATAGCTCCTGTCACGCTCCCTGACAGGTACAGTGAGAAAATTGATTTCTGGCACAATGTCTATGGAATTGATA TGTCTGCTATGGTACCTTGGGCGATACAAGATGCGTATGAAGACCCTTGTGTGGAGACAATTACGAGTGAAAATCTTTTAGCTCTGCCACAAGTG GTAAAGCATGTGGACTGCTACACCGTTTGTATTCAGGAGCTAAAAATGTTTACATCAAGCTTCAATTTTCAGTCGCTGGCTCGAG CTCCATTTCATGGATTTGCTTTCTGGTTCGATGTCGAATTTAGTGTCCCTGTGACATCCCCTGCTGATTCTAATACACCACCCACGCAGTCTACAAGCAATCATCCTACTATAAGTGGTCAAAAGAGAAAGCGTGATGATATGAATGAAGCAATTGTACTGTCAACAGCACCTGATAAGCCACGTACACACTGGGAACAAGTATGA
- the LOC141701027 gene encoding major strawberry allergen Fra a 1.07-like — MLNDRFEEMWVYALLLDVTDMYAKCGKLNDARSILSETKNHNSLDDLLGIFTFTDELTSPVAPARIFKASTVDSNNLIPKLLPHAVKSIELLKGDGGAGSIKQINFAEGKLKHQIDDLNQENYVYNYTLIEGEGMMDMIDKISYEVKFEASCAGGTICKMSTKVYAKSNFELKENEINAGKKKVMGMYKIVEAYLLQNPDAYV, encoded by the exons ATGCTTAATGATAGGTTTGAGGAAATGTGGGTGTACGCATTGTTACTGGATGTG ACTGACATGTATGCCAAATGTGGAAAACTAAACGATGCTAGGTCCATTCTCAGTGAAACTAAG AATCATAATTCCCTCGATG ATCTCTTGGGTATCTTTACATTTACAGATGAGCTCACATCTCCGGTTGCTCCAGCGAGAATATTCAAGGCTTCAACAGTTGACTCCAACAATTTAATTCCAAAACTATTACCACATGCTGTTAAGAGTATTGAACTCCTGAAAGGAGATGGGGGAGCAGGAAGCATTAAACAGATCAACTTTGCTGAAGGCAAG TTAAAGCACCAGATCGACGACCTCAATCAAGAAAATTATGTGTATAACTACACTTTGATTGAAGGAGAGGGAATGATGGACATGATTGACAAAATATCGTACGAGGTAAAGTTTGAAGCTTCATGTGCTGGGGGAACCATCTGCAAAATGTCAACCAAAGTTTATGCCAAGAGCAATTTTGAGCTAAAGGAGAATGAAATAAATGCTGGGAAAAAGAAGGTAATGGGAATGTACAAGATTGTGGAAGCATATCTCCTCCAAAACCCTGATGCCTATGTGTAG